A genomic window from Salvia hispanica cultivar TCC Black 2014 chromosome 5, UniMelb_Shisp_WGS_1.0, whole genome shotgun sequence includes:
- the LOC125190352 gene encoding cytochrome c oxidase assembly protein COX19-like yields the protein MSAGGAFGGNRGARPVPPEKGVFPLDHMHLCDLEKKEYINCLKNEGHKSDKCRQFSKKYLECRMEKNLMAKQDMSELGFRKGDELQAPPSED from the exons ATGAGTGCAG GAGGTGCATTTGGTGGAAACAGAGGAGCAAGACCAGTGCCACCAGAAAAGGGTGTTTTCCCTTTGGATCATATGCATCTATGTGACCTG GAAAAGAAAGAGTACATTAACTGTTTGAAGAATGAGGGTCACAAATCTGATAAATGCAGACAGTTTTCCAAGAAGTACCTGGAGTGTCGTATGGAAAA GAATTTGATGGCAAAGCAAGATATGTCAGAACTTGGATTTAGAAAAGGAGATGAATTGCAAGCTCCTCCTAGTGAAGATTAG